ACTACGGACAGAGGGTTCAGAACTCTGTCTTTGAATGTATTGTTGATCCTGCGCAATGGACGATGTTGAAAGAGAGATTGATTTCAGAGATCGATCCTGATAAAGACAGCCTGAGATTTTATTATCTCGGCTCTAACTGGAAGCATCGTGTTGAGCACGTCGGCGCAAAAGCCGGAATAGAGCAGGACGGCCCGTTAATCGTATGAAACGATTTTGCGAACCTGCAGAACACATGGTTTACGCATACCATTCGCAAGAGAT
This genomic stretch from Nitrospirota bacterium harbors:
- the cas2 gene encoding CRISPR-associated endonuclease Cas2; this encodes MFVLVSYDVSTVEKGGQRRLRRVAKACQDYGQRVQNSVFECIVDPAQWTMLKERLISEIDPDKDSLRFYYLGSNWKHRVEHVGAKAGIEQDGPLIV